Proteins encoded within one genomic window of Fusarium musae strain F31 chromosome 4, whole genome shotgun sequence:
- the CDC28 gene encoding Cyclin-dependent kinase catalytic subunit (EggNog:ENOG41), giving the protein MSAKRYAFLPMEEEVGEEKGESSKKPSKKRKTEDAAARNKAALPDIRERSRQEYLKKREAERLALLRKQVAEETDELRSGVRLSEKEKAEFAKNREILRLAEERLNIDDHRDGYYMPEDYITEKGRLDRKKKEEVLYKKHIERDQFGREKFVTEHEEWEREQTTKVKAQIQRAERENDDYDLVMDESQYIQWKSDARMPGDRQKLTQEQQALMARIDEAEKKALSIQETRKSLPIYQYRDEFLAALEKFQVLVIVGETGSGKTTQLPQYLHEAGYTKNGMKVGCTQPRRVAAMSVAARVADEVGVKVGREVGYTIRFEDCTSDKTILKYMTDGMLLREIMTDPELSSYSALMIDEAHERTVHTDILLALLKDLSRSRPDLKLLISSATMNAERFSEYFDNAPIFNIPGRKYPVDIYYTPAPEANYLTAAIVTTFQIHTTQPKGDILIFLTGQDEIEAAELELTQTAKKLGNRIKELIICPIYANLPSDLQAKIFEPTPEGARKVILATNIAETSLTIDGIVYVIDIGYVKENVYNPATRASNLVVVPCSRASANQRSGRAGRVGPGKCFRLYTKFAYMNEMDESTTPEIQRTNLNGVVLQLKSLGINELLDFDFMDPPSKDSLIGALNQLYALQALNHRGELTKIGRQMAEFPTDPLLAKAVLAAGKEGCVEEVLSIVSMLGEASTLFFRPKDKKIEADSARNRFTIKDGGDHVTLLNIWTQWVDSGFSPIWAKENFLQQRSLTRARDVRDQLAKLCERVEVELSTCGISNLLPIKRAITSGFFLNAARLQKSGDGYRMVKSNTAMWIHPSSVMMSVDPPAKTVIYFELVQTTKDYMRSVMPIEPKWLGELAPHVYKKEDMEELVAKKMPKERKYR; this is encoded by the coding sequence ATGAGCGCCAAACGCTATGCATTCCTCCctatggaggaggaggtgggaGAGGAAAAGGGGGAGTCATCGAAGAAGCCCTCgaaaaagaggaagaccGAAGATGCCGCTGCGCGGAATAAGGCGGCGCTACCTGATATTCGAGAACGATCGCGACAAGAATACCTCAAGAAAAGAGAAGCCGAACGACTTGCTCTCTTGCGAAAACAGGTTGCAGAGGAGACGGACGAGTTGAGGAGCGGCGTGCGACTGtcggagaaagagaaagccGAATTTGCCAAGAACAGAGAGATCCTGCGACTGGCCGAAGAGCGACTTAACATTGATGATCATCGAGATGGATACTACATGCCCGAGGACTACATCACCGAGAAAGGAAGACTCgatcgcaagaagaaggaagaggtaCTATATAAGAAGCACATCGAAAGAGATCAGTTCGGGCGGGAGAAATTCGTCACAGAGCATGAAGAATGGGAACGGGAACAAACCACAAAGGTGAAAGCGCAAATCCAGCGCGCCGAAAGAGAGAACGACGATTACGACCTTGTTATGGACGAATCGCAGTATATTCAGTGGAAGTCGGACGCGAGAATGCCTGGCGACCGTCAAAAATTgacccaagaacaacaagccCTGATGGCGCGGATCGATgaagccgagaagaaggcacTATCAATACAGGAGACACGAAAGAGCCTGCCTATTTACCAATATCGAGACGAGTTCCTCGCTGCGCTGGAGAAGTTTCAAGTCCTCGTCATTGTCGGAGAGACTGGCAGTGGAAAGACGACTCAGCTACCACAATATCTCCACGAGGCGGGTTATACCAAGAACGGCATGAAAGTGGGATGTACACAACCTCGTCGAGTGGCCGCCATGAGTGTAGCAGCTCGTGTGGCTGATGAAGTAGGTGTCAAAGTCGGTAGAGAGGTCGGATATACGATCCGATTCGAGGACTGCACCAGCGACAAGACCATCCTCAAGTACATGACCGATGGAATGTTATTACGAGAAATCATGACAGACCCTGAACTCTCGTCGTATTCAGCGCTGATGATCGACGAAGCTCACGAACGCACAGTACACACTGATATCCTCCTGGCGCTACTCAAGGATCTCTCGAGATCGCGACCTGATTTGAAGCTGCTGATTTCGTCAGCTACCATGAACGCTGAGAGATTCTCGGAGTATTTCGACAACGCTCCCATCTTCAATATTCCTGGTCGAAAATACCCAGTCGACATTTACTACACACCCGCTCCCGAAGCGAATTATCTGACTGCGGCCATTGTAACAACATTTCAGATTCACACAACACAACCCAAGGGTGATATTCTAATTTTCTTGACCGGACAAGACGAGATTGAAGCCGCGGAGCTTGAGCTTACTCAGACAGCAAAAAAGCTCGGCAACCGCATCAAGGAACTTATCATCTGCCCAATTTACGCAAACCTACCGTCCGATTTACAGGCGAAGATCTTCGAACCAACACCAGAAGGAGCTCGTAAAGTCATTTTGGCTACCAACATCGCCGAAACCAGTTTAACCATTGATGGAATTGTCTACGTTATTGATATTGGTTATGTCAAGGAAAACGTCTACAACCCCGCCACCCGTGCGTCAAACTTGGTTGTTGTTCCTTGCTCGAGAGCATCTGCAAACCAGCGAAGTGGCCGAGCCGGTCGTGTTGGACCAGGAAAGTGTTTCCGTCTATATACAAAATTCGCATACATGAACGAAATGGACGAATCAACTACACCAGAAATCCAGCGAACAAACCTAAATGGTGTTGTGCTTCAACTGAAATCCCTAGGCATCAATGAACTGCTTGATTTCGATTTCATGGATCCTCCGTCTAAAGACTCTCTCATTGGTGCGCTGAATCAGTTATATGCTCTGCAAGCGCTGAATCATCGTGGCGAGTTGACCAAAATTGGCCGACAGATGGCTGAATTCCCTACAGACCCTTTGCTAGCCAAAGCAGTGCTGGCTGCCGGCAAGGAAGGCTGCGTCGAAGAGGTTCTGTCCATTGTATCGATGCTTGGTGAAGCTTCTACGCTGTTCTTCCGacccaaggacaagaagattgaAGCAGACAGCGCCCGAAACCGATTCACAATCAAGGACGGAGGTGACCACGTCACACTCCTGAACATTTGGACCCAATGGGTTGACAGCGGTTTCTCCCCCATCTGGGCGAAGGAGAACTTCCTTCAACAACGGTCTCTCACAAGGGCACGCGACGTTCGTGACCAACTAGCAAAGCTGTGCGAAAGGGTCGAAGTCGAGTTGTCTACGTGTGGCATCTCCAACCTTCTGCCCATCAAACGAGCCATCACATCGGGATTCTTCCTCAACGCTGCACGGCTGCAGAAGAGTGGTGACGGTTATAGGATGGTGAAGAGCAATACAGCCATGTGGATCCACCCAAGCAGTGTCATGATGTCCGTTGACCCCCCGGCAAAGACGGTAATTTATTTTGAGCTTGTCCAAACGACCAAGGATTATATGCGTAGTGTGATGCCTATTGAGCCAAAATGGCTAGGGGAATTGGCACCGCATGTGTATAAAAAGGAGGATATGGAGGAATTGGtggcgaagaagatgccGAAAGAACGGAAATATAGGTAA
- a CDS encoding hypothetical protein (EggNog:ENOG41): protein MLSNLASKLGLTSKPASQSFLKPRDPSKNMLTKVDYTSNDIPIPDTFLTSLPEIPITTHSIDFANSPLPQYDGHTAIVLDNVLSPEECKQLLSLAEASVPRPDESAPAWKPALISAGPGWEAPAPGYRESDRIIWNQQTVVDRLWERCMLSEGLRELLAVVPPQPYMKGGKWVFSRFNERMRFLKYSPGQFFKPHCDGPFYYTEGPGKEFETFYTVHLYLNDSVENDPASELQGGATSFLDRKGGKRVDVNPKTGSVLIFQHRGLFHEGATVRKGIKYTMRTDILYEWVPDKETEEAN from the exons ATGTTATCCAACCTCGCCTCAAAACTAGGCCTCACCTCCAAACCCGCATCCCAATCCTTCCTCAAGCCACGCGACCCTTCCAAGAACATGCTCACCAAAGTAGACTACACGTCAAACGACATTCCCATCCCTGATACTTTCCTCACTTCTCTGCCTGAAATCCCAATAACGACTCATTCCATCGACTTTGCaaactctcctcttcctcagtaCGATGGTCACACAGCTATCGTGCTAGACAACGTCCTCTCACCAGAAGAATGCAAACAACTTCTCTCTCTAGCTGAAGCGTCCGTTCCAAGACCTGATGAGAGTGCCCCGGCTTGGAAACCAGCTTTGATAAGCGCCGGTCCTGGATGGGAGGCCCCGGCGCCTGGGTATAGGGAGAGTGATAGGATTATATGGAATCAGCAGACTGTTGTTGATCGCCTATGGGAGCGCTGCATGCTCTCTGAGGGTTTGCGAGAGCTTCTGGCTGTGGTACCGCCGCAGCCCTATATGAAGGGTGGGAAATGGGTGTTTAGTCGATTTAACGAGAGGATGAGGTTCTTGAAGTATTCACCAGGACAGTTCTTCAAAC CCCACTGCGACGGTCCTTTCTACTATACCGAAGGTCCAGGAAAAGAATTTGAGACTTTCTACACTGTTCACCTGTACCTCAATGACTCTGTTGAGAATGATCCAGCATCAGAACTTCAAGGTGGCGCAACTTCATTCCTTGACAGAAAGGGAGGAAAGAGAGTGGACGTAAACCCCAAAACTGGAAGCGTTCTCATCTTCCAACACAGAGGGCTTTTCCATGAAGGAGCAACGGTGCGCAAGGGGATCAAATACACCATGAGGACAGATATTCTGTACGAATGGGTGCCTGATAAGGAAACGGAAGAGGCCAATTAA
- a CDS encoding hypothetical protein (EggNog:ENOG41), protein MREDGDPDPDRDRLPGKPWCASIAFKLTLPLTVVLTIVMLAPQIHFLFSLGSTDMKLTSSIAVCPALAMARNVTFYTDDALAPTPLPRAHAASDGPDIIHAFQSLSRTTVWKSIANITFEGDTFEPEGMVRLGDDRYVVSSGHWIMPTEKYGKIINGTDRTAGAGLAHLMVYNGEGKLLADATITKEGDDEYHNGGIDYDGQYIWGTIAQYRPNSTAYVYRTDPATLVPERVLNYKDHLGGIVHDTRDNLITALNWGARDAATWDLKSAKTGCDAAPKPERVVRNPSYFIDYQDCKWLGHSAFYSGKSIMLCSGVATIGGYNLGGIALVDVKTMVPLAEVPIELESKLGVRSTQNPMDVSVKDGKLRLYLLPDQHNSTLYIYEAQP, encoded by the coding sequence ATGCGTGAAGATGGAGACCCAGATCCTGATCGCGATCGCCTTCCGGGCAAGCCGTGGTGTGCCAGCATCGCATTTAAACTGACCCTTCCGCTCACTGTGGTTCTGACGATTGTTATGCTTGCACCTCAGATTCATTTCCTCTTTAGTCTTGGATCGACGGATATGAAGCTTACGAGTTCAATTGCGGTGTGTCCAGCGTTGGCTATGGCGAGGAACGTCACCTTTTATACGGATGATGCCCTGGCTCCGACTCCACTACCTCGGGCTCATGCAGCTTCAGATGGGCCGGATATTATACACGCCTTTCAGTCTCTGAGTCGCACAACTGTATGGAAAAGTATCGCAAACATCACTTTTGAGGGCGACACGTTTGAGCCCGAGGGGATGGTACGCTTGGGCGATGACCGTTACGTGGTCAGTTCAGGGCATTGGATCATGCCGACTGAAAAGTACggcaagatcatcaatgGGACAGACCGAACAGCTGGTGCAGGTCTAGCTCATTTGATGGTGTACAACGGTGAAGGGAAGTTACTTGCTGATGCGACCATCACGAAAGAAGGGGATGATGAGTATCATAATGGAGGAATTGACTATGATGGACAGTATATCTGGGGAACCATTGCGCAGTACCGACCTAACAGTACTGCGTATGTATATCGAACAGACCCAGCAACCTTGGTACCAGAGCGTGTCCTCAATTATAAAGATCACCTCGGAGGCATCGTCCACGACACTCGCGACAATCTTATTACGGCCCTGAATTGGGGCGCACGAGACGCTGCGACATGGGATCTGAAGAGCGCCAAAACAGGATGTGATGCAGCACCGAAGCCCGAAAGAGTCGTACGAAATCCAAGTTATTTCATCGACTACCAAGACTGCAAATGGCTGGGCCACAGTGCTTTCTACAGCGGAAAGAGTATCATGTTGTGTTCAGGCGTCGCGACAATTGGCGGTTACAACCTTGGTGGCATTGCCCTCGTTGACGTCAAAACGATGGTCCCTTTAGCTGAAGTGCcaattgagcttgagagTAAGCTTGGGGTGAGATCGACGCAGAATCCAATGGATGTTAGCGTCAAGGATGGTAAGCTGAGGCTCTACCTACTGCCTGATCAGCATAACAGCACTTTATACATTTACGAAGCCCAGCCTTGA
- a CDS encoding hypothetical protein (EggNog:ENOG41~CAZy:AA1), which yields MYFSLTSLIFLPVLLQSFITSVSATYWNNTKKFDLTITWEDYAPDGFSRKMLLVNGQSPGPVLEINQDDLVVVKVHNQSPEELTIHYHGLEMKGTPWTDGVPGVTQHPIKPGCSFTYKFHATQYGSFWYHSHHRGQIEDGLYGAIIIHPRPHEPSPFHLISDHKETLYEIQKATRHVKPVVISDFVHLTSNEKWDMTVAAGIEDSCYDSILFNGKGRVECLPKDLVAANLNEIQKGYLELVPGGAEFTDKSCLPASALNALAGGLGNEDALLPGTFSGCKETEGQLEVIKVSNKHHSSSKWVAFDIVAAVNFVNGVFSIDGHDMWVYAMDGSYIQPQKVQAIAATNGDRYSILVKVEKSGDFKMRFNSNSAPQIITGHAILSVEGFGYKQEAEPWVNLVGIPVSEDVVVFNQMVAFPYPPVSISPTADVTFNLTMEIKGASYLWALNSTGLMSKDLDEQRPTLFNPQPYVHNNVTISTKLGQWVDLVFVAAMFPQPPHPIHKHGSKMYMLGTGTGPFRWSSVEEAAKEIPEQFNLVNPPRRDAFLSAPADKEPSWVVVRYHAADPGPWLLHCHINNHMVGGMMMVIQDGVDAWPEVPEEYAEGGDGE from the exons ATGTACTTCTCACTCACTTCTCTCATATTTCTCCCCGTACTCCTTCAATCGTTCATCACTTCAGTATCAGCTACATACTggaacaacaccaagaagttTGACCTCACTATAACATGGGAGGACTACGCCCCAGATGGCTTCTCACGAAAGATGCTGCTCGTGAATGGACAGTCTCCTGGACCTGTGCTTGAGATCAACCAGGATGATTTGGTGGTTGTCAAAGTCCACAATCAGTCTCCAGAAGAACTCACCATTCACTACCACG GGCTGGAAATGAAAGGCACACCGTGGACTGACGGTGTTCCCGGCGTTACACAGCATCCCATCAAGCCTGGATGCAGCTTCACTTACAAGTTTCACGCAACACAATACGGAAGTTTCTGGTatcactctcatcatcgggGTCAAATCGAAGATGGTCTCTACGGGGCTATCATAATCCACCCACGACCCCACGAACCGAGCCCGTTTCACTTGATCTCCGATCATAAAGAGACTTTGTATGAGATCCAAAAGGCAACGAGGCATGTTAAGCCAGTTGTTATCTCTGACTTTGTGCACCTTACTTCTAATGAGAAGTGGGATATGACTGTAGCTGCTGGAATTGAGGATTCATGCTATGATTCGATCCTCTTTAATGGCAAGGGAAGAGTCGAGTGTCTGCCAAAGGATCTCGTGGCAGCCAATCTCAATGAGATTCAGAAGGGCTACCTTGAGTTGGTTCCAGGAGGTGCTGAGTTTACTGATAAATC TTGTCTTCCTGCCTCTGCTCTTAATGCCCTTGCCGGTGGTCTCGGCAACGAAGATGCTCTGCTCCCTGGAACATTCTCTGGAtgcaaagaaacagaaggTCAACTCGAAGTCATCAAAGTGTCTAACAAACACCATTCTTCCTCAAAATGGGTCGCTTTCGACATTGTTGCTGCAGTCAACTTTGTCAACGGCGTCTTCTCCATAGACGGTCATGACATGTGGGTATATGCCATGGACGGCTCCTACATCCAACCTCAGAAAGTCCAAGCCATTGCCGCCACAAACGGAGATCGATATTCCATTCTTGTCAAGGTTGAAAAGTCTGGAGACTTCAAGATGAGGTTCAATTCGAATAGTGCGCCGCAGATCATTACTGGCCATGCTATCCTCTCAGTTGAGGGCTTCGGTTACAAACAAGAGGCTGAACCGTGGGTCAACCTCGTCGGTATTCCCGTGTCAGAGGATGTCGTGGTATTTAACCAGATGGTGGCATTTCCCTATCCCCCAGTGTCGATTTCGCCAACTGCTGATGTCACCTTCAATCTGACCATGGAGATCAAAGGTGCTTCGTATCTCTGGGCCCTGAACAGCACAGGTCTTATGTCTAAGGATCTGGACGAGCAGAGACCTACACTCTTCAACCCCCAGCCTTACGTCCACAACAACGTCACCATCTCGACAAAACTGGGACAGTGGGTAGATCTCGTCTTCGTGGCAGCCATGTTTCCCCAACCTCCACATCCGATTCACAAGCACGGTTCAAAGATGTACATGCTAGGCACGGGAACTGGCCCTTTCAGGTGGAGttctgttgaagaagcggCCAAGGAAATTCCCGAACAGTTCAATCTTGTTAATCCACCTCGAAGAGATGCGTTTCTTTCGGCGCCAGCGGATAAGGAGCCGAGTTGGGTGGTAGTTCGATATCATGCTGCTGATCCTGGGCCTTGGTTGCTGCACTGTCATATCAATAATCACATGGTCGGtggcatgatgatggttatacaagatggtgttgatgcatGGCCGGAAGTTCCTGAGGAGTATGCTGagggtggtgatggagagTGA
- a CDS encoding hypothetical protein (EggNog:ENOG41), with amino-acid sequence MDFSSEKEHGKSPDDDVENLPHSDAPRPTQQDLLQRSLSARQVQMIAIGGTIGTGLFLGTGKSLATGGPASILIAYAIVGAIVFTTMLALGEMAAFIPVAGSFCTFAGRFVDDAFGFALTWNYWFNDAVSTASDLVALQLVLQYWTDNFPGWALSLIFWVVLIGVNIVSVKAYGELEYWLSLLKVITIVVFIVMGIVVNCGGNETGEYIGGKYWHIPGAPFIGGIGGFASVFVTASFAYGGTESIAITAGETKDPTRNLPKVVKNVFWRIILFYLLSILLIGLNVPYNYPDLNSKETRTSPFTIVFEMTGAKAAGSVINAVILTSVLSAGNHALFAGVRLMYTLAIEGHAPKVLGKLNRNRVPWVAVLVTGFVAGLCFGSSFIGAGDLWNWLQNIVGVSNQLSWISIGITSIRFRQALALQGKTHLLPFKNWTYPYGPWICVILNSFLVLVQGWSCFSPKFDGVSFVSFYIELPVMLLMFVVWKLVKKTKFVGLSEMDLETDVYTIEEKVTEETGWKTKVKNVVTWLF; translated from the exons ATGGACTTTTCATCAGAAAAAGAACATGGCAAGTCTCCTGACGATGACGTCGAGAATCTCCCGCACAGCGACGCCCCGCGACCCACGCAACAGGATCTTCTGCAGCGCTCGCTCTCAGCGCGCCAGGTGCAGATGATTGCTATTGGCGGCACCATCGGTACTGGCCTGTTTCTCGGCACTGGAAAGTCCCTGGCCACGGGTGGGCCAGCGTCGATATTGATCGCCTATGCCATCGTGGGTGCTATCGTGTTTACCACCATGTTGGCTTTGGGGGAGATGGCGGCGTTTATACCCGTTGCTGGGAGTTTTTGTACCTTTGCAGG AcgttttgttgatgatgcgtTTGGCTTCGCTCTCACTTGGAATTACTGGTTCAACGACGCTGTGTCTACTGCCTCGGATCTCGTCGCTCTGCAGCTCGTTCTTCAATACTGGACCGACAACTTCCCCGGCTGGGCCCTCAGTCTTATTTTCTGGGTTGTTCTCATCGGCGTCAACATTGTTTCCGTCAAAGCGTATGGTGAACTCGAGTACTGGCTCAGTCTGCTAAAAGTCATCACCATTGTTGTCTTTATCGTCATGGGAATTGTTGTTAATTGTGGTGGAAACGAGACGGGAGAGTACATTGGCGGGAAATATTGGCATATCCCTGGTGCGCCTTTTATTGGGGGTATTGGCGGCTTTGCCTCTGTTTTTGTCACGGCTTCTTTTGCTT ATGGAGGAACCGAGAGTATTGCCATCACCGCTGGTGAGACCAAGGATCCTACGAGAAACCTCCCCAAGGTCGTCAAGAATGTCTTTTGGCGAATTATCCTCTTCTA TCTCCTTTCAATTCTTCTCATCGGTCTCAACGTCCCTTACAACTATCCCGACCTTAACTCCAAGGAGACCCGCACTTCTCCTTTCACCATCGTCTTTGAAATGACGGGCGCCAAAGCTGCTGGAAGCGTCATCAACGCCGTCATTCTCACTAGTGTCCTGTCTGCTGGAAATCACGCCCTCTTTGCTGGAGTGAGATTGATGTACACTCTTGCTATCGAGGGCCATGCCCCCAAGGTCCTTGGAAAGCTCAACAGGAACAGAGTGCCTTGGGTTGCTGTCCTTGTGACAGGATTCGTGGCTGGTCTCTGCTTTGGTTCGAGTTTCATCGGAGCAGGAGATTTGTGGAATTGGCTCCAGAA TATCGTCGGTGTATCGAACCAACTCAGCTGGATCTCCATCGGCATCACGTCGATCCGCTTCCGTCAAGCCCTCGCACTCCAGGGCAAAACTCATCTTCTCCCCTTCAAGAACTGGACGTATCCCTACGGCCCCTGGATCTGCGTTATTCTCAATAGTTTCCTCGTTCTCGTTCAGGGCTGGAGCTGCTTCAGCCCCAAATTCGACGGTGTCAGCTTCGTCAGCTTTTACATCGAGCTACCCGTCATGCTGCTCATGTTTGTTGTGTGgaagcttgtcaagaagaccaagtttGTGGGGTTGAGCGAGATGGATCTTGAGACGGATGTTTATACGATTGAGGAGAAGGTCACAGAGGAGACAGGGTGGAAGACCAAGGTGAAGAATGTGGTTACTTGGTTGTTTTAA
- a CDS encoding hypothetical protein (EggNog:ENOG41) yields MASTEDSTSSQFRLEGLPPELRDLIWKFTLPDCRLFHIKKTSTQEPSTNPTVDQLFFRFHIHYAPPVALRICRESRAVAQREGFFLSPHGDNPGVWFRPETDILYFDRNQRVTLKAKPHNSIVTIHGYDKVLNVGIEWRAFFRDVPRPAAGETMAEYWRSSIESLYDFMPGMRTLNYILPELRHKGGMVWGREPFQAQSYTAVLLPLPERVKIPWETTRNRGNDRAAMLSEFLFNASHGNRDTTPLMVTWGEVKKDIEKGIEEDPERESAGHCPLEVIGWWLIRDGIPETQENPQVQRFKS; encoded by the coding sequence ATGGCTTCTACCGAGGATTCGACCTCAAGTCAGTTTCGACTCGAAGGGCTACCGCCTGAGCTGAGAGATCTCATCTGGAAGTTCACTCTCCCCGACTGTCGTCTATTTCACATAAAGAAGACTTCAACCCAAGAGCCCTCTACCAACCCTACAGTCGATCAACTGTTCTTCCGCTTCCACATCCATTATGCGCCTCCGGTAGCTCTACGAATATGCCGGGAATCTCGTGCTGTTGCACAGCGTGagggcttcttcctctcaccTCACGGAGACAACCCAGGCGTCTGGTTCAGGCCAGAAACAGACATCCTCTACTTTGACCGGAACCAGCGTGTCACCCTGAAAGCCAAACCACACAATTCAATAGTCACAATTCATGGCTATGACAAAGTCCTCAACGTCGGTATTGAATGGCGCGCTTTCTTTCGAGATGTTCCTCGCCCAGCTGCTGGTGAGACAATGGCGGAATACTGGAGATCTTCTATAGAGTCGCTGTATGATTTCATGCCGGGCATGCGCACTCTGAACTATATTCTCCCTGAGCTGCGACATAAGGGCGGTATGGTCTGGGGACGTGAACCCTTTCAGGCGCAGAGCTACACGGCTGTACTTCTACCGCTCCCAGAGAGGGTCAAGATCCCGTGGGAGACAACGCGGAATCGGGGAAATGACCGGGCGGCGATGCTGAGTGAGTTTCTGTTCAATGCGTCGCATGGGAACAGAGATACGACCCCGCTCATGGTAACTTGGggagaggtcaagaaggatatTGAAAAGGGTATTGAAGAGGATCCTGAGCGAGAAAGTGCAGGGCATTGTCCGCTTGAGGTGATCGGTTGGTGGTTGATAAGGGATGGCATTCCTGAGACACAGGAGAACCCGCAGGTTCAGCGATTTAAATCCTAG
- a CDS encoding hypothetical protein (EggNog:ENOG41) produces the protein MPFNHVALSVGEHYAEMRDFYKAVLAPLGYELKFEGTGAKGAQYCGFGVKNGGPDFWLGGGGPALKKYDGNLENRTAPVHVAFDGDNQKHVDEWYDVAIKAGAVDNGKPGLREYRPGYYAAFVLDPVGNNIEVLHLS, from the exons ATGCCTTTCAACCACGTTGCCCTCTCCGTCGGCGAACACTACGCCGAGATGCGCGACTTCTACAAAGCCGTCCTCGCTCCTCTTGGCTATGAACTCAAGTTTGAAGGCACAGGTGCCAAGGGAGCTCAGTACTGCGGATTCGGCGTCAAGAACGGCGGTCCGGACTTTTGGCTTGGTGGCGGTGGCCCTGCGTTGAAGAAATATGACGGCAATCTTGAGAACAGAACTGCGCCGGTTCATGTCGCTTTTGATGGTGACAATCAGAAGCATGTCGACGAGTGGTATGATGTGGCCAT TAAGGCTGGAGCTGTCGATAATGGAAAACCTGGGCTGAGGGAGTATAGACCTGGATACTATGCGGCGTTTGTTCTTGATCCTGTTGGGAACAACATTGAGGTTCTTCACCTGTCTTAA